One genomic region from Pecten maximus chromosome 5, xPecMax1.1, whole genome shotgun sequence encodes:
- the LOC117327785 gene encoding peroxisomal targeting signal 2 receptor-like, with amino-acid sequence MNVSFQTKSRHGYSVEFSPYYPNRLACATSQYYGLAGCGTLFVLDTTPNGLVPLRVYQWNDGLFEVTWSEDNDNVLVTAAGDGSVLLWDVSHPQGPLKALKEHTKETYSVHWSQTRNENFVISGSWDSLIKLWDISQPNSLATFSGHRSMVYSVRWSPHIPGCFASASGDQTLCVWDVRKPQFAQTVIPAHEGEVLSCDWCKYDQNMLFSGSVDGTIRVWDIRNPQTPLNQLLGHKLAVRRVKASPHSGNILASCSYDFTTRVWDMTGPAALEVIEHHTEFVYGLDFNLHIPGQIADCGWDEMVHVFSPRTLKP; translated from the exons ATGAACGTGTCTTTTCAAACAAAATCTAGACACGGTTACTCGGTTGAATTCTCACCGTATTACCCAAATCGTCTAGCATGTGCCACATCTCAATATTATGGTCTGGCAG GTTGCGGGACACTGTTTGTTCTGGATACAACTCCAAATGGCCTTGTCCCATTGCGGGTATACCAGTGGAATGATGGTCTGTTTGAGGTTACCTGGTCTGAAGACAATGACAATGTGTTAGTGACAGCAGCTGGTGATGGCAGTGTCTTATTGTGGGATGTTTCTCATCCTCAG GGTCCACTGAAGGCACTTAAAGAACACACTAAAGAG ACTTACTCCGTACACTGGAGCCAGACAAGGAATGAGAACTTTGTGATCAGTGGGTCATGGGACAGTCTTATCAAACTG TGGGACATCTCTCAACCAAACTCTCTAGCCACCTTTTCAGGTCATAGGTCAATGGTTTACTCTGTGAGATGGTCACCGCATATCCCAGGGTGCTTTGCTTCAGCGTCAG GTGACCAGACGCTGTGTGTATGGGATGTCAGAAAGCCACAGTTTGCTCAGACTGTGATTCCTGCTCATGAAGGGGAGGTTCTCAGCTGCGATTGGTGTAAATATGACCAG AATATGTTGTTCAGTGGGTCTGTGGACGGTACAATACGAGTGTGGGACATCCGAAATCCTCAAACACCACTCAATCAACTCCTGGGACACAAATTAGCTGTGAGGAGAGTCAAG GCCTCCCCTCATTCTGGAAACATCCTGGCTTCCTGTTCTTATGATTTCACAACTAG GGTTTGGGATATGACTGGCCCTGCTGCCTTGGAGGTGATTGAACACCACACAGAGTTTGTGTATGGCCTAGACTTTAACCTCCACATTCCTGGACAGATCGCAGACTGTGGCTGGGATGAAATGGTTCATGTCTTCTCCCCTCGAACACTGAAGCCATAA
- the LOC117327786 gene encoding protein jagged-1a-like isoform X1: MVGGKYLLLMLVMAAILSISTGHRNSDSENTDDSDEDDRSDDRGDDDGDDDGDDDSGEDDSDEDKSTCPGETKNHVCCNYVDHVIPVSRWKEHPCNGSEDYRSERPYGGEPVCYKQRVYYVTIQVYFKVCCEGWVKDEYGRCTVPAAPEIQCENGGTPDPDGNAYCLCTSDFTGRQCETAVCTPRCDNGGECIAENGHSSCLCTEGFTGTRCDQPVCPERCQNGGSCVSQGYYAACECPHGFSGAACEHKVRPGTCPSIRDIGDPRDSQSRCVFDDNCPDSDKCCPSQYGKFCVTPGTPTCLYNGKHYKEGEEFSRSSCEKCTCIRPSILHHTDDEFACYTIDCPPISCPDYTYPTDMCCPVCAGTLPREPQISDCPTQAVDVAVQPDRNIISVAERFKSIKARDHKMEVLKVKFSHAYLSSCACNYTELDIQHISVVSEPDAYGRVAYCSFTVKVVDVHSPKFSRCPSMISAFTDQKILWRAPSASDNVGVREINLRSKYANNTMFPEGKHYVEYFAKDFHENVAVCRIPVSVYHRDTTDPSLPIGMRLSSTDRNKHNMYIGVGVGGAVLLILVLLGLLYCRHLRTPAPEQTLPVKGKTSEAFDNGIYSEGVSPPPYDNIAFKGDKSGPPPYKPVTPPPVYRASSTTSDYASIAVPSVTSGVDNQMYMDESLYHSIQALSPLSDKGSLGEKSPPPSYRGVPASPNSHYAELDVKSVDNQAFYDQPNQEKSS, translated from the exons ATGGTTGGCGGGAAGTACCTGCTACTGATGCTGGTAATGGCAGCAATACTCTCGATATCAACAGGACACAG AAATAGTGATAGCGAAAACACTGACGACAGTGATGAGGACGACAGGAGTGATGACCGTGGCGATGACGATGGCGATGACGATGGCGATGACGATAGCGGAGAAGATGACAGCGATGAAGACAAGAGTACGTGCCCAGGCGAAACGAAAAATCACGTGTGCTGCAACTACGTGGATCACGTGATCCCAGTGTCACGGTGGAAAGAACACCCGTGTAACGGATCAGAGGATTACAGAAGTGAAAGGCCATATGGTGGGGAACCCGT ATGCTACAAGCAGAGAGTATATTACGTGACAATTCAAGTTTATTTCAAGGTCTGCTGTGAAGGATGGGTGAAGGACGAATACGGCCGCTGTACAGTTC CTGCAGCTCCCGAGATACAGTGTGAAAATGGCGGCACTCCAGACCCTGATGGCAATGCCTATTGCCTATGTACCAGTGACTTCACGGGAAGACAATGCGAGACAG CTGTGTGTACACCTCGGTGTGACAATGGTGGGGAGTGTATCGCCGAGAACGGCCACTCATCATGTCTCTGTACAGAAGGGTTCACCGGTACTCGGTGTGACCAAC CTGTGTGTCCCGAAAGGTGTCAGAATGGAGGGTCGTGTGTATCACAAGGATACTATGCTGCATGTGAATGTCCCCATGGATTCTCAGGCGCAGCGTGTGAACACA AGGTGCGACCAGGCACATGCCCGTCCATCCGGGACATTGGGGATCCACGTGATTCGCAATCCAGGTGTGTTTTTGATGACAATTGTCCTGATAGCGACAAATGCTGCCCCTCACAGTATGGGAAATTCTGTGTGACTCCGGGTACGCCCACATGTCTGTACAATGGCAAGCACTACAAGGAGGGTGAGGAATTCAGTCGAAGTTCTTGTGAGAAATGCACGTGCATCCGGCCGTCCATCCTCCATCACACTGATGATGAGTTTGCTTGTTACACGATTGACTGCCCACCAATAAGCTGTCCAGATTACACTTACCCCACGGACATGTGCTGTCCCGTGTGTGCAG GTACCCTTCCACGTG AACCACAGATATCAGATTGTCCAACTCAGGCTGTAGATGTAGCAGTCCAACCAGATAGGAACATCATCAGCGTCGCTGAAAGGTTTAAGAGTATCAAGGCCCGTGACCACAAGATGGAAGTTCTTAAGGTGAAATTCTCTCATGCCTACTTGAGTTCGTGTGCCTGTAACTACACCGAACTTGACATTCAACATATATCTGTCGTGTCAGAACCTGACGCTTATGGACGAGTGGCCTATTGCTCCTTTACAGTCAAGGTTGTCG ACGTGCATTCTCCCAAATTTAGCCGTTGTCCTTCCATGATCAGCGCTTTCACAGACCAGAAGATATTGTGGCGAGCTCCTTCAGCCTCCGACAACGTCGGAGTCCGCGAAATAAATCTGAGAAGTAAATACGCCAACAACACCATGTTTCCGGAGGGAAAGCATTACGTAGAATATTTCGCCAAAGACTTCCACGAGAATGTCGCCGTTTGTCGTATCCCCGTCTCGGTCTACCACAGAG ACACTACCGATCCTTCACTACCCATCGGAATGAGGTTAAGCTCGACCGACAGGAACAAGCACAACATGTACATAG GTGTAGGAGTCGGAGGTGCAGTCCTCTTGATACTGGTATTGCTGGGACTACTGTACTGTAGGCATCTACGTACGCCTGCCCCTGAACAGACTCTGCCCGTCAAGGGTAAAACATCGGAAGCCTTTGACAATGGAATCTACTCCGAAGGTGTGTCCCCACCACCTTACGACAACATCGCTTTCAAGGGAGATAAGAGCGGGCCTCCCCCGTACAAACCTGTAACTCCTCCTCCTGTTTACCGGGCCAGCAGCACGACATCTGACTACGCGAGTATCGCTGTGCCATCTGTCACCAGTGGGGTTGATAATCAGATGTACATGGATGAAAGTCTGTACCATTCAATCCAAGCACTCTCACCTCTCTCCGACAAAGGCAGTTTGGGAGAAAAAAGCCCCCCTCCATCCTACAGAGGAGTTCCCGCCAGTCCCAACAGCCACTATGCAGAGTTAGACGTAAAGTCTGTCGACAACCAAGCTTTCTACGATCAGCCCAACCAGGAGAAGTCGTCTTAg
- the LOC117327786 gene encoding uncharacterized protein LOC117327786 isoform X2, protein MVGGKYLLLMLVMAAILSISTGHRNSDSENTDDSDEDDRSDDRGDDDGDDDGDDDSGEDDSDEDKSTCPGETKNHVCCNYVDHVIPVCYKQRVYYVTIQVYFKVCCEGWVKDEYGRCTVPAAPEIQCENGGTPDPDGNAYCLCTSDFTGRQCETAVCTPRCDNGGECIAENGHSSCLCTEGFTGTRCDQPVCPERCQNGGSCVSQGYYAACECPHGFSGAACEHKVRPGTCPSIRDIGDPRDSQSRCVFDDNCPDSDKCCPSQYGKFCVTPGTPTCLYNGKHYKEGEEFSRSSCEKCTCIRPSILHHTDDEFACYTIDCPPISCPDYTYPTDMCCPVCAGTLPREPQISDCPTQAVDVAVQPDRNIISVAERFKSIKARDHKMEVLKVKFSHAYLSSCACNYTELDIQHISVVSEPDAYGRVAYCSFTVKVVDVHSPKFSRCPSMISAFTDQKILWRAPSASDNVGVREINLRSKYANNTMFPEGKHYVEYFAKDFHENVAVCRIPVSVYHRDTTDPSLPIGMRLSSTDRNKHNMYIGVGVGGAVLLILVLLGLLYCRHLRTPAPEQTLPVKGKTSEAFDNGIYSEGVSPPPYDNIAFKGDKSGPPPYKPVTPPPVYRASSTTSDYASIAVPSVTSGVDNQMYMDESLYHSIQALSPLSDKGSLGEKSPPPSYRGVPASPNSHYAELDVKSVDNQAFYDQPNQEKSS, encoded by the exons ATGGTTGGCGGGAAGTACCTGCTACTGATGCTGGTAATGGCAGCAATACTCTCGATATCAACAGGACACAG AAATAGTGATAGCGAAAACACTGACGACAGTGATGAGGACGACAGGAGTGATGACCGTGGCGATGACGATGGCGATGACGATGGCGATGACGATAGCGGAGAAGATGACAGCGATGAAGACAAGAGTACGTGCCCAGGCGAAACGAAAAATCACGTGTGCTGCAACTACGTGGATCACGTGATCCCAGT ATGCTACAAGCAGAGAGTATATTACGTGACAATTCAAGTTTATTTCAAGGTCTGCTGTGAAGGATGGGTGAAGGACGAATACGGCCGCTGTACAGTTC CTGCAGCTCCCGAGATACAGTGTGAAAATGGCGGCACTCCAGACCCTGATGGCAATGCCTATTGCCTATGTACCAGTGACTTCACGGGAAGACAATGCGAGACAG CTGTGTGTACACCTCGGTGTGACAATGGTGGGGAGTGTATCGCCGAGAACGGCCACTCATCATGTCTCTGTACAGAAGGGTTCACCGGTACTCGGTGTGACCAAC CTGTGTGTCCCGAAAGGTGTCAGAATGGAGGGTCGTGTGTATCACAAGGATACTATGCTGCATGTGAATGTCCCCATGGATTCTCAGGCGCAGCGTGTGAACACA AGGTGCGACCAGGCACATGCCCGTCCATCCGGGACATTGGGGATCCACGTGATTCGCAATCCAGGTGTGTTTTTGATGACAATTGTCCTGATAGCGACAAATGCTGCCCCTCACAGTATGGGAAATTCTGTGTGACTCCGGGTACGCCCACATGTCTGTACAATGGCAAGCACTACAAGGAGGGTGAGGAATTCAGTCGAAGTTCTTGTGAGAAATGCACGTGCATCCGGCCGTCCATCCTCCATCACACTGATGATGAGTTTGCTTGTTACACGATTGACTGCCCACCAATAAGCTGTCCAGATTACACTTACCCCACGGACATGTGCTGTCCCGTGTGTGCAG GTACCCTTCCACGTG AACCACAGATATCAGATTGTCCAACTCAGGCTGTAGATGTAGCAGTCCAACCAGATAGGAACATCATCAGCGTCGCTGAAAGGTTTAAGAGTATCAAGGCCCGTGACCACAAGATGGAAGTTCTTAAGGTGAAATTCTCTCATGCCTACTTGAGTTCGTGTGCCTGTAACTACACCGAACTTGACATTCAACATATATCTGTCGTGTCAGAACCTGACGCTTATGGACGAGTGGCCTATTGCTCCTTTACAGTCAAGGTTGTCG ACGTGCATTCTCCCAAATTTAGCCGTTGTCCTTCCATGATCAGCGCTTTCACAGACCAGAAGATATTGTGGCGAGCTCCTTCAGCCTCCGACAACGTCGGAGTCCGCGAAATAAATCTGAGAAGTAAATACGCCAACAACACCATGTTTCCGGAGGGAAAGCATTACGTAGAATATTTCGCCAAAGACTTCCACGAGAATGTCGCCGTTTGTCGTATCCCCGTCTCGGTCTACCACAGAG ACACTACCGATCCTTCACTACCCATCGGAATGAGGTTAAGCTCGACCGACAGGAACAAGCACAACATGTACATAG GTGTAGGAGTCGGAGGTGCAGTCCTCTTGATACTGGTATTGCTGGGACTACTGTACTGTAGGCATCTACGTACGCCTGCCCCTGAACAGACTCTGCCCGTCAAGGGTAAAACATCGGAAGCCTTTGACAATGGAATCTACTCCGAAGGTGTGTCCCCACCACCTTACGACAACATCGCTTTCAAGGGAGATAAGAGCGGGCCTCCCCCGTACAAACCTGTAACTCCTCCTCCTGTTTACCGGGCCAGCAGCACGACATCTGACTACGCGAGTATCGCTGTGCCATCTGTCACCAGTGGGGTTGATAATCAGATGTACATGGATGAAAGTCTGTACCATTCAATCCAAGCACTCTCACCTCTCTCCGACAAAGGCAGTTTGGGAGAAAAAAGCCCCCCTCCATCCTACAGAGGAGTTCCCGCCAGTCCCAACAGCCACTATGCAGAGTTAGACGTAAAGTCTGTCGACAACCAAGCTTTCTACGATCAGCCCAACCAGGAGAAGTCGTCTTAg